The segment AGTGgtacctccagcagtgaacccactcatctacagcatgaggaagcAGGAGCTCAAAGTTGCAGTGAGGAAAATGCTTCTATATGTGCTTCTTAAGCATCAATGTTGTTAATAGTATTGTGATTTGTAttatatcatttttatctttagtAGTATTATCATATTGTAATCATTAATAATAATCCTCTGAAGACTACCATTGTATTTGAGAAACGGACATGACAgattttcatattattattcttttttattttttaaataatttttaatattgatttaattaatgtagtaatttatttactttgaataCATCTTCTAATCAACCAATTGAACTAGGCTTCCTCTGTAGGTACAGTCAATTAAGAAAAGAGCATAACTTCACTGGTCTCAGCTGCCATTTCTTGCCATCTGCTCTGGAGATGGGGGAGCAGCCGCAGCacgcaggaggggctcaggaccaagagcccagctgccacatgcaggagcagccccggtggcccttggggctgcccctcactgcctgctgggctctgactctctgctgccttcgggtcagggctgctgcttccctggagccatggccatggccagcagcaggacatggccttttccctgctgctctcttttggtcTCCACATTGTTCTCTTGTGCTCTTGTACGTGGGTTAGCCATCAGATCTCATGCACCTTGGTGACTTTCCTGATATTCCTACAGGGGCATCTCCTCCACATCTCTGTACACCTCTTCTAAAGCTGGTGTCAGAAATACACCCAAGGAGATCCTCCCTGGACAGCCCTCTTGTTTTTCTGGCCTTCAGGAAGGATCAGATTCCTATAGTGATCGCTGAAGGACAAAGGGCTGGACCGGGATCTGACTTCTTGGTAGCACACGGCCCAGCAAACAATACTTGGCCTTTCAGTGCCCTGGTAGTGTCCTGCATTTGCTCGGTCTGATGGCAAATGGCATGttggagaggaatctggagctgctctgtggcaCAGGCACCCCATGCTGGGGATCCCTcaggcaagagagcagggctcctgcagcttcatggACCTCCATCAatgagctggggctggcccctGCGCGGGGGTTGCAGGGGAGGCCCAGAGCTGcctttgtgccagcagctgcggTGCCTTgcaaggggctggggctgtggtggccatgcccagagccctgcagcagcctgcggtgggctctgccctggggccagtacagcctgggctgctgggctggggagagggcagggaggtggggagaggtgggcaggggctgggctgggctgggcagtgcccggcagagggcaacagcagcatcagggagcggtggcagcatgcaggggagggctcccagcagggcttggtgctgcagagccagggctgcgccaagggagcccagagctgcaggggcaggggagaggaggccgAGGGCCAgggcggctgctgcaggggcagggagctcagcatggcccttgcagccccctgccctgggcctgcctctgcccttgggCTCGGCCCCGgccttggctctgctggcagcagcgctCTTGCCATGCgcttcctggcctcccctcgcctgcgcacagctgctgcccactcaggctgctgccacaaacCTGTCCTCACTAGCAGCACCACCCcttgggctgcttctgctggcctcccccaccccactgccttgactccttgtctctgctgggccccaccTTCCACACCCAAATGTGTCCCTTGGCTGTCGGCTCCATTCCCCTGCCCCATGGGATTACTGTGCTATGGCAGCACGTTTTTCCATTGGGCCATCTACCAGACACAGTAATGAATACTATGAGCAGGACTAGAAGGGTCCTGCTTCAAgccagggggaggcagggaggaaagggacaatcgagtttacTGGACTGGGTATATTTAATGGCCCAGCACATCATACCCACAAATGTATCAGGCTCTACTGGACACCGGTGCACAGTGTACCCTAACGCCATCAAGCTAGAAAGAAGTAGAACCCACCTGTgtttctggagtgacagggggatcccaacagtTAACTGTACTGGAGACTGAAGTGAGTTGAACTGGGAAGGaatggcaaaagcaccccattGGGTCTGGCCCAGAGGCTAtgtgcatccttggcatagactgcTTCAGGAGAGGGAATTCAGAGTTCCAAGAGGGCACCACCGGTGGGGCTTTGGCAGAGCTGCCTTGGagacaaaggacatgaaacagttgtctaccttgctTGGCCTTCCATAGAATCCTTCTGTTGGGGGTTTGCTGAgggctgaagaacagcaggtgccaatggcTACCATGGTGGAGGACCTGAGGCAGCGTCACgctaaccgagactccctgattgccatccatgagctgggtcattgactggagagccaaggtgtagatgtagagcttgggagcgtggtttagtgatggacttgtcagcaCTAAGGTAAAGTTGCCTGACCTGGGTGACACGTCCCAGAGTAGCgtcaggcacaatgcaattctttttgccttctgcatctataGCACAGCAAGTAGGACTTTGCCCTATTCTGACTGGGCAGGTCTTTTCACATTACTCAATTTAGGTTTCCGTGGCTGGAAGGGGACAATTTCCCAAAAGAGGCCAAGCTCATGGGTACAGCTACAGccaataaagatatattttcttcatatttcacCTTGAGTTTTCCACAGACGATCCAAGAGAGTCCATGGATGTCCAGGTGTCTACTAAGATTCAGGCTGAATTTCTCAGGATCCAATGGTCATTtcaatcttattttatttattttattttattttattttattttattttattttattttattttattttattttattttattattttctgaacacaCCCCTGACTTATCTTAGAAAGGGTttcatgtgctgggctgggctgcagttacagggacaaagactAATGTTGGCAGTGGAGGTGTCAGACCAGCacactctgctcttcctcccaaTGAAGGTATCTAAAGAAGTCACTCTGGATGAATAGCAATAGGAGAATGatgttcaaaacagaaatgcagaaaaattcagcctttgaaacaagaaaatctatttattggttgctctttgaaatcttcttccttaattacatcttgcaagctctgcaattagCTGCACAAGGCGTGAAGGCTTGAAGACAACTATGGAAGAGATATTagatatttctgcattttaatgagttccatggtgtattttggtgctgagtctatgaagctcaggtactgagaggagaacgatgcaactgctagagaaagtaaagtcagaaggagaagttgaagtgacttggagtattaatgggccccactgagggctgttagtaacaaagcctccccagggcttGTTAGGGCAGctaattggaggccatggttacagacaggcaaagcactgtgctgagaaaaattttggtttgttttagtGAAGAAGAAGAGCAAATGCCTGACCCCTAGAACTGTGAGAGGAGACCCTGCACCCCCACGTCTGGCTCAAGGCTTTTCCTGGGGtctgtgggatgtggtgggCAGTGAGAGAGAAATGAGAACATGATAACAAAACTGGTGTCACACCTCCAAGGTGCTGCACAGGGTTGCAAGGAATCGATGAGACCTCATCACAATGAATAAAACACCTTTCTTCTTAAGCTCTAGCCAAGAGGACAGAAATTTCAGGGCTGTTGGGCCTACCATTTCTACCAGTACCCTCTGTCTTCCCCTCTGCAGGCTTTCCTATCATGTGCCACAGTCTGAcctatttccttgaagtctgcAGACATCCATCTCAGTTCACCATCTTGCTTTCATGCCTTGCTTTCACTGATGTCTCGTCAGCCCTCACCAGAtgttccttgaaacacaaagccatgGTCTGATCAGAGGGTGACCTCTGGCACCGCAGCAATATTctttgagggacatttcttcctcctggtGGCCAATGCTTAACTTCCAAGGTACACTGTGTGGAAGTTTTAtcttctgctctttcctactgccaaagaaagctccatcagggtggaaaccactcctgaagtaggcatcccaacccagcaggctccttgcggcctctcagccaaccagacacaagtcacctcagcagaagcttccaagccaggggcctgctgctggccttgcagcttcttggctacacacagccaagccttgtgcctgctgctgcccactcatggactcaagcagaagggacaggacaacccatgttggggccttctttctgtctgtttcctcctggctctggaggcagaggggatcccccagtcagcatgccaagcaggtgccttctgctggcctagcagggccactgccagatgtcagcccaaaagtgcagagcCCACGGAGAAGTCAAGGTGACCTGTCAGCTACAGgcacaagtgacctcccagtccctttctgtgacatattcctgctgcttccctatcaagtgcagagacagaagtgacctcacagtccctgccacagtcacattcctcatgctggggcaggagatgctgaggcagagctgaactcctcagagcattcccacccacctcctccttttGGCCCACAAGCCgatcagatccatggcccctcacattTATTTGGAGTTAGGGTTTGGTTTAGGTCTCTTAAGCAGTTTTCTAGTGTTAAATAGACCATTATAATGCTAGTATTAAGGGCAGAGATCAGAGTGATTAAGAGAGTAAGAGCTAGGGGAAGTGActatgggctgagttttgtCTTCTAGGGGTACGTTGAGGTCACTCATTAGAGTAGTGGATTCTTGTCAGGGTGCtgagtagcatttaggtttaggAAATAAGTTTACAGGTTGAAGCTGGGGAATAGCCTTGTATGACCATTTTAAGTCACAGTTACAGCTGCATCAGCATAACCTGAACCCTCTTACAACATCCTTAATTTtggctggccaagcccctattcCCTCTTCTCAGtctcacatttctcctggccaggcttctcctgattTCCCCATATCAGTTATCTTTTTAGGGGCATGCTTATGTGGCCTTTCATGATCTTAGACTATCTGTCAGTGCTCTGTTGGCTACTCTATTCCTGAGAAAAGCATCACTTAAGACATGATGGAAAAGGACACACAAGTCCGtcagagcaccctgcacaatgtacccagcagctctgcagtgccacAAAAGCGTGGTTCCTGcctacaagttttctttccagaatggctCCTATGGCTCCAGGGTAACTTTTCCCAGGCACTCAGTTCCCCAGGCCACACCGCTACTGCCCTCAGGCCCCATGTGTCTCTCCaaccctcccttcttcccctgcAGTAGTGgcacctcactgcagcaggTTGGTGCATCTCCAGGCTCAGGGGTGTTTGCTGAGGGCCTGACCCgtgtggggaggaagagagcaaggtcaTCTCCTAGGGCATGGCTAAGCACAGACCAGCTATCCCGCACCGTGGGcaggcccctgctcccaggctgaggcACACATGCAAGGTGGACACTTCTCCATCCACCCAGCTTCACACAGGGACCTTCAGCCCTTTCCCCCATTCGGGACTCACCACTTCCTTCTCGTCAACCCACAGACATAGATTGCTTTCCATTTGGGGACTCAGGCAGGACTTTAAGGATCTGCCAAAGCCCTGAGTGTCCTTGTTTCTCACAGCCTTCTCACAAGTCTTTCTCCTGGCCCTCCCCACTGCTCAGCACTGCCTCTCAGGTGGCACTCAGTGACCCTTCAGAAGGGCCTTTGGGCTTCCTCAATTGTCGTACTGCTTATTACCACTTTTCTGGCTCGTTCCAGAGTTTCTCATCCGTTGTGGGGACAAAGACTGGCTGGGACAGTGTTTCTCTCTGCAGATCAGGCCGtgtgttgctgtgtttttgatATGTGACCAGAGCAGTGTTGGTCACCCATGGCTGTagtcgctgttcctgagcagtgctggcacagcgtCAAggctttctctgcttctcactctgCCCCAGGAGTCAGTTGGCTGCAGGTGGgcaagaagctgggaggagaaCCTGCAGTGACAGCTGACCCAGCCTGAGCAGTCTGAGCTGCCCATGCACTCCTCAGATTCACCTTGTTTGTTACCAGACACTACCTTGCACAGTCATTCTATGAGGTTTCAATTACTACCCACTGAGCACCCTATCCCGGGAGATCCCCTGACATCTCCTGGAagctccagattcctctccaggctggcACTGGCCGTCAACCCCACTGCAGGGTGCAGTCCCATGCAGATGAGTCCAAGACCAGTTGTCATCTCCTCAGGCAAGTGCTGCCACAACGGGAGTACTTACTCCTGCCCTTGTTTCCGCACAAACCACCCTGGGACTTTCATCCTGTGTCCTTCACTCCATGAAGAAGCCCAGAAAACATAAGAGCAGGGAGTAACCTCTTGGCTCCATTCCTGATAGCACATTTGGCAGAGGCGTTCAGGCTTCTGGGTTTGCCCTGAGCAAGACCCTCCTGTTActgtggtgctagcagggaggcagctgtgacccagggttgcacagtgcctgctgcttcctgcaAGCACAGGGATGTcactgcagagacaacagcACTGTCACCAAGGTACACAATATATCAGGGCTTACACGGATACAAAAACCACAATGCAgaagccaaaagagagcagcagggaaaaggttcacatcctgctgctggccatggccatggctccagggaagcagcagccccgacccgaaggcagcagagaggcggagcccagcgggcagggaggggcagccccgagggacaccggggctgctcctgcatgtgtcagctgggctcttggccctgagcacctcctgcatgctggggctgctcccccagctccagaggagatgggaagagatggCAGCTCCCACCAATGAATTTCTAATGGCTTTCTTATCAGGTTTATCTACACATGAAGCCatcttctacagaaaaataatagacTTCTAGGGGGCTAGGAATAATATTTAATCAAAtgtgaaataatgaaagaaaataataaaacagatatttaataATAGAAGAcatcatattattttctttctgagaagagctGGGATTTCTAATATTGGGCATAGTATTATAGGTGAATTTGCTGAAGATATGTGTATTCAAGTAGAGTCCTGATGGAATCCCTTAGTTCCCGGTTCCTCAAGCTATAGATGAGAGGGTTTGCTACTGGAGGAACCACGCTGTACAGAACTGtgaccaccaggtccagggatggggaggagatggaggggggcttcaggtaggcaaagaTGGAAGTGCTGATCATCAGGGAGTTGACAatcaggtgagggaggcacgtggagaaggctttgtgccggccctgctcagagggaatcgtcagcactgccctgaatATCTGAACATAGGACgccacaatgaaaacaaagcaaccaaaTGCTAAAAATATGCTAAACAGAATTGCCCAAACTTCTCTGAGATAGGAATTTGAGCAGGAaagcttgaggatgtgggggatttcacagaagaactggtccacagcattgccttggcagagggtCAGGGAAAgtgtgttggccgtgtgcaggacagcattgagaaagccactgccccaggcagctgctgccatctgggcacaagctctgctgcccaggaggttcccgtagtgcaggggctggcagatggcaacgtagcggtcataggccatgacggtcagaagggaatactctgctccaatgaagaagacaaaaaagaagacctgagcagcacatccttgataggagatggccctggtgtcccagagggcattggccatggctttgggcagagtggtggagatgcagcccaggtcgaggagggcgaggttgagcaggaagaagtacatgggggtgtggaggcggtggtggcaggctacggcgctgaggatgaggccgttgcccaggagggcagccaggtagatgcccaggaagagcgcgaagtgcaggagctgcagctcgcgtgtgtctgcaaatgccagcaggaggaactcactcacagagctgtTGTTGGACATCCGTTATTTCTGTGAAGTGGTCctgcacaaagagaaagaatagtAATAATGTACAGTGGACATATCATaggaaaattcaattttttaaaaccatCAAAAAGATTTTCCACTTGCAGGCAGTTATTTTGAAGGTCCCTTTAATGACTTCCAGCTGATACTGAGTCTCTCTAGGAGAAGAGTGCTCTTCTGTGGGCAATGGAAGAATCAGTCCTGCACTACAGCTCAAGGTAGCAACATGGTAGGAACATGGGGCAGTCTCAGATTCACTTCAGTTCATATCAGATTTCCCCAGTTTTGCTCAAAGTTCATCACAGAGCAGACACGTGgagatttatgtatttattattttatttgtttgtttgatttgtaaTCTTTGTTCAGCTGCTCCACCACATCTGAGGAGTCCTTCTAAGGCATAAATCCTGGGCATTCAGCTGCACTCCAAGTGAAACCTTGTAGATCTTCAGAATCACAGATACTGCACTTTAGAGCAGAGTGCCCTTCAGAGAGGAGAGGCAGTCAGTCCATCAGTTCTGGTCTCTGCTGCCCTGTGTTGGCCGGTCTTTGAGCTACAGGACAATTCTCCTCCTATGTTCCtggagtcatagaatcatagaacatgCTGACATGGAAGGGTTGCACAAGGATCATCAGATCCCACCCCTGAATCTGTACatgaccacccaaaaatcagtcTATATGCCTGAGGGGGTTGCCCAAATGTTTGAATTCTGACAGCAttagtgctgtgaccacttccctgtggtgcctgttccagtgcctacaGAACCTGGACACTGCTgagtttttctaaaacagaaattctgGGCATTCCCCCTGCACTTGAAGGGAAACTTTGTGTCTGCTCAGAGAAAAAGGGACTGTCCCTATATTGCAGAGTGTCCTTTAGTGAAAACAGACAATCTGTTCATCAGTTCTGGTCTCAGCCGCcctgtgagagctgcaggaaagttGGACTCAGTAGTTCATCTGAAAGGAACCTGaacactgctgagagcagaggaatcCAGGCTCAAAGTGCACATCTCCACACCCCTCACCCTGTCCCTCCACCCAAACACACCGAAGGCTCACTTCATGGCCATGTgaaacccccatccccagccagcctgggaacaagaccagcagcagcactgccagctggagaagccaggaggaatgccagcgtgctgctgccaggggaggcaaggccagggagggacagacggacactcagcagaccctcctgtgctgcagctctgcctgacAGGAGGCAGCTTCTGCTGGGGAAACCGGTGGCTTGAGAGCAGAGGCCGtgctggtgggagaggagagcagggggtgtcccagggaaggtgcctgccctgctggggatAGCAGGGAGGTGCCTGAGCCCTCCCTCTCACAGCAtttgtggcagcagctccctctcaccGCCTGCCCAagtccctgctgccttcctaTTTCTTTGCTGGGAGATGGTTCTATGTCCCCACATCTCCTCCCTGTCCATGCTCACAGACCCCATCCATGCTTCCACTGCACTGCAAGATTCGGAAAGCACATAAACtaaaaaagccttcctcttcagATTAACCAAGCCTCAGATTTCCTCTGGAAATGCACTTTATAAATGCCATTGTGTATAGCACATTCTATTCCATATTAAATGTAGAGTAAAAGTCATCCTGacagatgctatcagccatCGGATGTGTGAGCTGtagaagacccctctggcaaccccaccttcatggccctgctgccagagcctcacggtgtcaagagcctgcagatgtgtcctgccacacgctgccctctgttgttgcgatcctcagtgcctccaagccctctctccttctctcctctctgtgtgacagctgcggtcagagcaaccagccctgctgcgctgtgcagaggagctgctcctgggcacagctggctctctgcaccagggccctcttgccacgagTTCTCTCTGTCCCatgagcccggcccagctcagcagcacagcaccagcccaaggcactgcaatcacccctctgggggctttgctgatgagcccacaaacctcaggcactcagagacaatggaagacatctctccagaagtgcaagtcagaggcaagtttcctgcagtgtccccctgaggggcagcactgacacagcctcccttggagctcgttagagcagaaccctggaggcagtgaggacaaggagacaaaggcagtgtgaaggtgacactgaggtgtaggaaaactggatgtgtgtcagcaagcacaagggccaggccTTGACCATTGTCCTCTaggaagggagatcctttcccttgacaggttgctcagggctctttgtggggcagtaggagatggggatgtacatggccaagtgcaggagaatggtacgaccccTGCCTAGTTCATGGGTGGGGGcgaggaggcaatgaggccctggtgcaTTAAGAATAAGCTGTGTCCTCATAGTTCTCAGTGACAGTGACAACAGCCACAGCCATGGACACAAAGACCTGGGTCCTGTTGGGACTTTGAGTCTTGCCATTCTCATTGCTCCTCTCCACATGAGGATGTCCTAGGGACTCCCAGAGCTGCACCTCTTTTCTGGCTAATTTTTAGCACTTGTTCATGCGGTGTCTCAGGGGATCTGAGCTGAGTTTGATAACTCAGATCTTCTTGGTGGCCATACTCCTCGTAATGCATCTCTGTAGGAAGCTGCCCTGattcctggtgagcaggcaccactgctcgtatggcatccctcgtggtgcccaggccctcctccACCTCGccactgctcactcagcagggtcccagtgTGCCCTAATGCATGGGGTTACTCTTCCTCTAGTGTAGGACTGGGTCCTTCTCCTTGTAAACATCAAGAAGTTACTTtaggcaaaatcctgcagtttctcaacATTCCCCCACACTGATGCTCCTTTCTGTCAGCCGTTCATGTCTGCAGCAGATGCTTCAGCCTTTGTGTGACTGTGCTATCTCTGACAAGATAGTAGCATTACGAGCTGTGGGAACGTTTGGATAATACAGGAGTAACCAGTTGCATAGAACTGCaacacagagtcacagaaaatCAGCGGGTGGAAGGCTGCCAGATTctactttttctgttcttcattctCATGCATGCTGTCGGTTTTTCTGGACCTGTGTCCTGAAtgttatggggctgtgcaggtcaaAGTTAGAAGGGCCACAAcccatctggagctcaatctggctatgACTGTAAAAGACAATAAACACTGCttatagaaatactttaaataaaggaGAATTAAGGAGAATCATCATCCTTCATTGGACATGGGGGAAATCTGTTAATGATCAGGTAATGATAAGGTAAAGGTTAATGATAAGgtaaaggctgaggtacttaatgccttctttgcctcagactccagcagcaagaccagttgttcccctggatatttcttctttcttgtagCCAGTGCCAACCATCCATGGTGCACTTTGTggcagttttttctctcctcctctttcctactaccaaagtaaactccatcagggtggaaaccactcctgaagtagacatcccaacccagcaggctccttgcggcctctcagccaaccagacacaagtaacctcagcagcagcttccaagctaggggcctgctgctggccttgcagcttcttggctcgacacagccaagccttgtgcctgctgctgcccactcatggactcaagcagaagggacaggacaacccatctgggggccttctttctgcctgggtcctcctggctctggaggcagaggggatcccccagtcagcat is part of the Anas acuta chromosome W, bAnaAcu1.1, whole genome shotgun sequence genome and harbors:
- the LOC137846913 gene encoding olfactory receptor 14C36-like produces the protein MSNNSSVSEFLLLAFADTRELQLLHFALFLGIYLAALLGNGLILSAVACHHRLHTPMYFFLLNLALLDLGCISTTLPKAMANALWDTRAISYQGCAAQVFFFVFFIGAEYSLLTVMAYDRYVAICQPLHYGNLLGSRACAQMAAAAWGSGFLNAVLHTANTLSLTLCQGNAVDQFFCEIPHILKLSCSNSYLREVWAILFSIFLAFGCFVFIVASYVQIFRAVLTIPSEQGRHKAFSTCLPHLIVNSLMISTSIFAYLKPPSISSPSLDLVVTVLYSVVPPVANPLIYSLRNRELRDSIRTLLEYTYLQQIHL